The following nucleotide sequence is from Streptomyces leeuwenhoekii.
AGCGGTGCGTGGGCGGCCGGTCCGGCGGCCACGGCCCCGGTCCGGGACTGCCCGCACCTCCTGGCGTCCGCGGTGCGCCGGGCCCTGTGGCGGGCCGTGGTCCGGTCGCTGGGCGGGCGCAGGGTGGTGGGCCGCGTGCCAGAGGGTCCGTGCGTAGTGGTGGCCAACCACCGTTCGCACGCCGACACGGCGGTTCTCCTCGCCACGCTTCCCACCCGGGGACGGCCGCGGGTGGCCGCGGCGGCGGACCACTGGTTCGCGCGCCGGCGCCGCCGGTTCTTCTGCCGGTGGCTCGTGGGCGGCTTTCCGGTGCGGCGCACCGGCGGGGGCCGTGAGGACCTGCTGCGGGCGCGGGAGTTCCTCGCCCGCGGCGGCATGGTGATCGTCTTTCCGGAGGGCGGCCGGGGCACCGGCGCGGAGTTGGCCCGCTTCCGCAGCGGCGCGTTCGAGCTGGCACGGCTGGCGGGTGTCCCCGTCGTGCCCGTGGCGCTCACCGGGACCGCCCGCGTCCTGGCCAAGCACGGCCGGCGCTGCCACCGCGCGCCGGTCCGGGTGGAGTTCGGCGCGCCTCAGTGGTCCGCCCGTCCGGAGGCGGTCCGGGCCCGCATCGGGGAGATGCTCCGTCACGGCGGGCCTCCGGTGGGCGACTGACCGTCTCCCGGCCGCCGCGGCCGGCGGCAGCGGCCGGCGGGCCGCTCACCGGCGCGGCTGCGCGCTGTGCCGGGCGGCGGCACCCGCCGGGAGCGGCGGCGTCTTCGCCGGTGCCGGGGCCGTGCCGTGAGGGGAGGAGCGCCCGGTGAGTTCCCGCTGGGCCGCCCGTGCGAGGGCGCGGCGGTCGCGGTGGCGGCCCGGCGGGATCGCCGGGAGCACCTCCACCTCGGCGACCAGGCCGCGGGCCGAGACCACCCGCCACAGGGAGGCCGGCAGGGTGTCCTCGCCGACGAAGGCGGGCGCCGTGCTGACCGCTCCCGCGGCGGTCCGGTAGCAGACGCGGACCGGCTGCACCGGGACCCCGGCGTCGAGCGCGGCCTGGAAGACGGCCCGCCGGAAGGGCCCGTGGGCCCGGCCGCACCAGGTGCTGCCCTCCGGGAAGACGGCGACCGCCCGCCCGCCGCGGAGGGCGTCCGCGATACGGGCCACCGTGGCCGGCAGGGCCCGCAGCCGGTCCCGCTCGATGAACAGGGCACCGCGCGCGGCGACGGCCCCGGCCACGGGCCACCGCCGGATCTCGGCCTTGGCCAGCATGCGGGCCGGGCGGACGGCGGCCAGCAGCGGAATGTCCAGCCATGAGACGTGGTGGGCGACGAGCAGCAGCCCTCCCGTGGGCGCGACGGCGCCGCGGAGGCGGACCCGGACGCCCGCGGCCCGCACGATCCACCGGCACCACCACCGCACCGGCCGCGCGGGCAGGCGCCCGGCGAGCGGTGCCAGCGCGATCCCGGTGAGCAGCAGGGCCGTGATCGCCGTGAGCCGCAGGACGGCCCGGGGTGCCGCCGCCGCGGCACCGGCCGGGTCCACGCAGGTCCGCGGTGTGCAGGGCGCGCTGGGCAGCCAGCCGTCCATCAGGCCGGGACGAGGGAGAGGAAGTGCCGCAGATAGCGGGGGTGGACCCGGCTCATCGGCAGCAGGACGTAGAGATCGGCGACGCCGAAGCCGGGGTCGTGCGCGGGCTCGCCGCAGACCCAGGCGCCGAGGCGGAGGTAGCCGCGCAGCAGGGGCGGCAGACCGGCCGGCGTGGCGGGCCGTACGGCCCGGGGGTGCCAGGGCAGCAGCGGGCGTACCCGGTACTCGTCGGGCGCCAGGTGCCCGGTCCGTATCCGGTGCCAGGTGGCGGAGGCCAGGGCCCCGCCGTCGGCGAGCGGGAGCGAGCAGCAGCCGGCGAGCCACTCGTGGCCGCGGTCGGTCATGTAGCGGGCTATGCCGGCCCAGATGAGCCCGATGACCGTGCCGTCGCGGTGGTCGGGGTGGACGCAGGACCGGCCCACCTCGACCAGCCCCGCCCGCAGCGGCCGCAGGGCGGTGAGGTCGAACTCGCCCTCCGCGTACAGCCGTCCGGCGATCTGGGCGCGGTCCGGCGGCAGCAGCCGGTAGGTGCCGACGACCCGGCCGGTCGCCGTGTCGCGGACGAGGAGGTGGTCGCAGTAGGCGTCGAAGGGGTCGATGTCGTGGCCCGGTTCGGGGGTGGACAGCAGGGCGCCCATCTCCCCGGCGAAGACGTCGTGCCGCAGCCGCTGGGCGGCGCGGACGTCCTCCTCGTCGCGGGCGAGGGTGACGGTGTAGTGGGTGGTGGCCGCGGGCTGAGGGGGGCGGCCGACGGCCGGTGCGCCGGTCATGGCGGGTCTCCAGGCACGGTTGGGGACGGGGGCGGCCGACCGGTGCGGTCGGCCGCTCCTGTTCTTCCGACGCCGGTTGGCGTGTGCGTGACCCTGGCCGGGAG
It contains:
- a CDS encoding lysophospholipid acyltransferase family protein — its product is MFRFWRRRTTADGIPARPRGGAVRSLLVSLAPLGLWLAEYAPGALVLALLAALAESATRLRATGLWGGGARGSGAWAAGPAATAPVRDCPHLLASAVRRALWRAVVRSLGGRRVVGRVPEGPCVVVANHRSHADTAVLLATLPTRGRPRVAAAADHWFARRRRRFFCRWLVGGFPVRRTGGGREDLLRAREFLARGGMVIVFPEGGRGTGAELARFRSGAFELARLAGVPVVPVALTGTARVLAKHGRRCHRAPVRVEFGAPQWSARPEAVRARIGEMLRHGGPPVGD
- a CDS encoding lysophospholipid acyltransferase family protein, with protein sequence MDGWLPSAPCTPRTCVDPAGAAAAAPRAVLRLTAITALLLTGIALAPLAGRLPARPVRWWCRWIVRAAGVRVRLRGAVAPTGGLLLVAHHVSWLDIPLLAAVRPARMLAKAEIRRWPVAGAVAARGALFIERDRLRALPATVARIADALRGGRAVAVFPEGSTWCGRAHGPFRRAVFQAALDAGVPVQPVRVCYRTAAGAVSTAPAFVGEDTLPASLWRVVSARGLVAEVEVLPAIPPGRHRDRRALARAAQRELTGRSSPHGTAPAPAKTPPLPAGAAARHSAQPRR
- a CDS encoding GNAT family N-acetyltransferase, with translation MTGAPAVGRPPQPAATTHYTVTLARDEEDVRAAQRLRHDVFAGEMGALLSTPEPGHDIDPFDAYCDHLLVRDTATGRVVGTYRLLPPDRAQIAGRLYAEGEFDLTALRPLRAGLVEVGRSCVHPDHRDGTVIGLIWAGIARYMTDRGHEWLAGCCSLPLADGGALASATWHRIRTGHLAPDEYRVRPLLPWHPRAVRPATPAGLPPLLRGYLRLGAWVCGEPAHDPGFGVADLYVLLPMSRVHPRYLRHFLSLVPA